GGGCGCAACACGAACAGCAGCGCCGACAGGGTCGCCACCGACAGCACGGTGGACAGGAACACCGCCGAGGCCACCGTGGCCTGGCAGACGTCGTAGCGCTGGGCGAACAGGTAGGGCGTGATTCCCGCCGGCAAGGCCGCCAGCACCACCCCGGTCGCCACCCACAGCCGCGGCACGTCGAACACCTGGGTCGCCAGCAGCCACACCAGCAACGGATGCACCCCCGTCTTCAGCGCCACCAGCAGCGCCGGCTCCTTCAGGTTGCCGCCCAGGCTGTAGCGCGTCAGCGAAGCGCCGAGGGCGAACAGCGCGCACGGCGTGGCGGCGCTGCCCAGACCCTTGGCCACCGCATCCAGCGGTCCGGGAATCTGCAACCCGGCAAGAGCGAACAGCAGGCCGCACGACAGCCCCCAGATGATCGGCGTGGCGAGCACGCTCCTCGCCAGCTTCGCCAGCATCGCCCCGACCGACTCGCGGCCGCCACGGGCGGCTTCGATCAGCGCCGTGGTCGGCGGCAGCATCAGCAGGCTGTGGCAGGCGATCATCACGAACAGGGGC
The window above is part of the Thauera aromatica K172 genome. Proteins encoded here:
- a CDS encoding AEC family transporter, which codes for MDIIFGIILPVFGTLGLGYAAARCGVFDEAANRGLSLFVFNFALPLMLFRAIAQAELPAAMPWGYLLSYYLGAFAVFALAMLGARWLFARRLDEQAVLGLGGAFSNTGMLGIPLVMTAYGDSAALPLFVMIACHSLLMLPPTTALIEAARGGRESVGAMLAKLARSVLATPIIWGLSCGLLFALAGLQIPGPLDAVAKGLGSAATPCALFALGASLTRYSLGGNLKEPALLVALKTGVHPLLVWLLATQVFDVPRLWVATGVVLAALPAGITPYLFAQRYDVCQATVASAVFLSTVLSVATLSALLFVLRP